In Centropristis striata isolate RG_2023a ecotype Rhode Island chromosome 8, C.striata_1.0, whole genome shotgun sequence, the genomic window CTTATCTATCTCATTATATAATGGGATTACTTTTcacaatcgctagtttcaaatCTTCTTGAAGACAATTATGTGTAAATAATTGTCCCATttagtcttcttcttgtgttaGGTTTCTGTTACTATCCATGGTGTTAGCAGGTTGGTTTTGACCAGTGTCTTAAATGATCCATAAAATACCCTCAGAACAATTATTTATCATccaatttgtttcttacctcttGGTTACCTTGTAAGGCTTTTTATCCATGAAAATATTAGTTTTAATATTCTTCACTTACAAATCTGGACATGTccgtctttgtttgtttggtttgttcaGCCCCTAACTGAAGATCAGGGGGTTGGAAGAGGGGCTGGCTGTCAGTATATCTTATTGAGCTGacagtatgttaatgatttaagTTTTTGGgctaaatattgttttataatcttATATTATAAGTTGTTTGATAACAGAGAATGGTAAGTCTTGAATTGTGATTGgggcagaaaaaataattttctaacGCATAGGTCATGAGGATATATacaataacaaattaaagtcgCCCGCCAGGATGAGAGTAGCATCAGGAAATGACAACAAAGTGGATTTGatggagtgaaaaaaaaaaatcaggattcAAGACATTAGGAGCATAGATTGAGGCCAGACAGATTTTAATATTGTTAAGGGTCACTATTGCATAACAAAATATTTCTTCACTGTCAGAATCAGAGGATTTTAAAGAAAGATTTAATTTTCTTCTAGTTAATATTAGCACTCCCTCCATCTTATTTGAGGCAGAGGAAGAAACTAACACTTTGCACTGTTTATTCTGGAATTGGTTGACATCAACAGACTTCAAGTGAGTTTCTTGCATTAAGGCGATATCCacatttttctgctttaaatATTGCAggcacttcagtctttttactgGAGAGTTTAACCCTCGCACATTTAAAGTCAAAAGCAATGAGGAGCCATCTACAAaccaatataaaacaaatatgttctttacagtgtttaatcttaaattttattttatttcatttacatttatttatttgattattattcgttttttttccttttaattaaCACGCAACCCCCccccaacaaaaacaaaaaaaacaaaacacgggAAATATATAGCCTGTAAAGTATTTAACTAACCCTTTTCTCCTCCCCTTCTTTTTCCCTccccccttttttccttttttaaataccaTCTTGCAATCATAAatcaaatgaccaaacaaaattACGTGAAGAAGCATCAGAAGGAACAGATTCCCCTCTTAATGGACCCATTAATACttcatatgagaaaaaaaaaaagaaaaacaatttgcgaaaaaaaagaaaaaaaaagagggcagttttgacaactgcactaagttaatgggtgagctggccaaacaagacacacacaacactcaGTTCTCCAGGTTTTATTATTGGTTAAATGACAAAgcaacaaagtcccatacaccaCTCGACTTGCGGTTGTTGCACTTTCCAGCATTGGCTCCTAGACAAGAGGCAATGTGGCCCTAAACTTCCTGCCTATACATCAAATCAGGACAGACCCAACTCATTTACACGTTCCCCTCTCACATGGTattatcagagttaagttcacagtttgagttcccacaaggccttgcgtcttgaatatcaagtaggtcgccgacTACCGCATGTCCCACAATGACAGGAAACTCCAAAACAAAGATGTTGATGGACGTAGCGCAAGATGGCAACAGCCTTGACACTGAACTGGATGCTTGAAACTGGTAgtcaacaaaccaatgggtgacatcatatACACTCGCTAAACAATAAACGTAGATATGGTCGTAATAAACTGCTTGTACAAACTGACTAATGGGGTGGTTTTATGGGAAAGgacagtgtcttttttattttacacccaGCATCTTAGTTGTAAgagtttgctgcttttctttgtattACGTGATAGTAAAGTGAATATATCTGGGTTTTGGATTGTTGTTTGAACAATACAAACAATTTTATGATATCATGTTGGTGCTTCAGGAAATAATGGTTGTGAGAAattgtgagggtttttttgttttcaaagagACACGAACCAACTGGGAAAAGCCTCAAAATGATGACTAAGACACACGTTcccactacaaagagacacaaacgaGACTAAGAGACCAAAACAATGCTTTTGCTATTGTATGGTATTTGTATACCCAACAATTACCtcattaatcaagaaaaatatTTGGCAGATTAATTGATCATGAGAATAATCATTAGTTGTTGAAGATAAATGGCATGGACACCTCAGAGTAAAAACTCTCAACACAAGCTTCATAAAACATCCTTGGTGGACAGCCCAGTGAACACCAAATGCAGCACAGTTACTGAAATCTTAACAAACATGTTAGTGAAGGTTATTTCAGGATATTCTCTCAGTTTTATGGAAATGGTATGAACTGCTTATACGGTTTAGAGAAACATTctagatatattttatgtatattaaaCTCTTTATAAGGACCACATGCAGAGATATTTTGCAGTAGTTTGCCTCAACCCattgttattttctgtgtacAAAACATCCTAACAGTGACATAACAGTGAACTTTTACCTATGGGATTGGTTCCTGAATGAGGTGCTTATTTTAGTAAGCATATTACATTAAAAGGCagattgtttttaaagatgactttatacttctgcctAGTAAACATGCAATAGAGAGAAGCAAAAAGTTTGTGCAATATCTGTATTTTGTTTaagaacacacataaaacacaaaacatttatttttatttgtttattagtCACTTTTAACATTCAAAGTCAGtgacacactcaaacacacttaAAGTCAATACATTTCAAATCCCTCAAGCCAATTAATAACCCAACTCTGATGAGAGATGTGGTTGTACATCGTGCAATTTGAAtcactgatcttttttttttttaaataaacaaagacaGTGCGGCTAAACTATAAATTCATCATAAAAAGGAGGGCTCCGGCAAGAGCAATATactcttggtaagaaacaacaCCATTCTTGTCTTCATCCAGCTTTTCGAAGAATTGAGCTGCTTCAGCACTGTCTTTGGGCTGAAAAAGGTAAAACAAGTGTAAGTAAATTCCCAAAcctaaaaaaacatgtcaagatgacatcacagctcTCTGTTGCAATAGTTCTGTATCTTTTCTACTTACAAATCCCATCTCTTTATGGAGCAGTTCAGAGACTTCTGCCTTGCTCAAAGACCTTGCGTCTCCGTCTTTTTTTGCATACTCGTCAAAGACCTCCTTGGTTGCCACCATCGCTATTAAGAGTCCTGTTGGAATGAGAAAACAGCGTTGATTGTGTGATTCAGCTATATTAAttcaattattaatttattcaccTAACATGGCTGTGGTAATTCATTTAGCTTCATGCCACATATAAACATGTGCATTGGACTCTATTTGGATCATTCAGTTAACAGACAGAGGATTTGGATGAGCACTTGAGGATCACTTTCTCATTTGTCTCGTGAATAGaactcatttttttaattttaaaaatatatatattcactcaTCTTGTCCACTAAATTAACTGACTGTTTCTTCTCCTATTCCTATTAGTTTGCCTACcctattgcatgtttttttaaacaacatttttttgtttttcccccagaggaattggagcttgtttgtattttatcattAGAAATCTAAAAATCTTACAATAGATTGACATTTTTATCCCAAACAGACCTTGCatgatataaaacacacaccCAGAAGCTCACTCATGCATCTCATGCcaaatattttaacatattaGCTAACGCTAACTGTTATATTACATGCAAAATGAGATCAATTAAAGTCATATGATTAATGCtgtatttcaaaaataatttaaaagatatatttttacttaCGTGGTGTGCCTGCCATTTTGTGTTGATAGAGAGGGTGGAAGGAAGGAATTTGAGCAGAGAGCACGGACACAAGCACTTTTAAAGAGTTGTTGACACACCCTCTTTCCAAGCCCTGCCCATTTTCAtatcttttttccctctttatttctttattttatctctCCAGATTTTTTTCACCAGTAGAAACTCGTTCTTCTCCACTGCCGAAGGGCCCAAACTCATAATCTGCCCACGTTGACGTGTTACACAAACTGCACCCAGCTCACTCATGCCACATTATGCTACCTGTGTGCCATGTAGGGGAAATGGTGTTCAGTTATACCTCCTTTCACACTGCATGGGGATAATCAAATCATCCATTCATAACCCGTAAGGACATTTTAAGTTATAACAGCTTGAGAGCAAAATACTACTGCATGCACCAGTGCTCATCAAATGTACCTGACTTGCCCATCAATCTCAACTAAATGACCCATGATATCAAAATAGCAATCTTTATATTTTACCCTTATTTGCAAatccattagaaaaaaaaaaaaaaaaaaaacgggaaTATGCCATTCACACAAGTATTCAAACCATAATTCAGTTCTTTATAGTACACTAGCGCGCCCCCTCACGTCAAATGCTCTAgaacaggggtaggcaacctgaggctctggagccacatgtggctcttcaggccatctgcattggctctctgtggctgtgagaaaaaaatatacgtaataacatttctttacattaaaatgtctaatttaTCATTAGTGTAGGCccaaagctatttgtattcttcaactgtaaaaatgtatagcTTATATTTAGCATtacaattttttcccccacattttagtcaacttaatgtgcatcatagcttacgaaagtaaTCGCCTTAAGCTCTAAGTTTTGTCAACTTCAAGGCAAGTTTTGAATTTTCCATAACTAGGCtagcttttgattccaaatttgcacttgggttctcgattctgacaaaatcatattaataaatactcattatgacctattggAAATGCTGGTAGGCTAATTAGGACTTGGTAGGTTGTTTCATCTTAATTGTAAGGCTCCAAATAatgtttgcggctccattccaacatattgtgtctctttttgtccatcAATGGCTCTTTGTTAAATAAAGGTTGCTGATccctggtctagaaccaccactgccagtaaactgtaaaaataacacTGAAAAGGAAGCTTTATAGTCATTatggaaaaaaggaaacaatacattaaatacaACTAAAGTTACTTTTGTACAATCTGTCTGCATGTGTCTCTGTGACTTTACAGCGTTTGTCTGCAGCAAAAGGAAAGATTTCAAACTATTATGAACAAATCACCAAGTACAAGAGACTACAGCCTCCAGGAAACTGCATTCTTGATTGAGACGATCGACAATCAACAAGTCTCTGCTCGTACAAACAATGTGTTGCAACTGTGTGCTGTTGCTAAAATCATAAGCTGGTTGCTGTGTGGTGAAACATCTGAAGGTTAGAGTAAGTGGTTGGTATTAATGTAACAAGAGACAGACACCAGCAGACTGTAAGAAGAAGACAAAAGTAGAGAATAGGCGTGGTCAAGAGACACCATGACTCATGGGTGGGGCATTTTTGCGGCCACAAACATGCTGAATTATTCTGCCGTCCTCCCTCCACAAACACACCAACA contains:
- the LOC131976425 gene encoding protein S100-A6-like, with amino-acid sequence MAGTPRLLIAMVATKEVFDEYAKKDGDARSLSKAEVSELLHKEMGFPKDSAEAAQFFEKLDEDKNGVVSYQEYIALAGALLFMMNL